GCAGATAGCGAGATAGATTATTGAGACAGGCAAACCATGGAATCAAGCCTAGAACAATTCCAGACAGATTTAAGATCCAACCTCCAACCACCGCCTGGATTGATTAAGTCAATAATGGCAGCTGTCTCATGGTCTCTTGCTTCGCATTAGCggacttctttttctttgttgccattttctttttttctttcttttatgcAACATTCAcccaatgtttttaaactcggaccggtcaGTGAACCGGAGaggtggccggttcgcggttcgaCCGGTCCAACCGGCCGGTTCAAaggttcacttttttttttttttttttaagtgttaagtactaaacaggtttcattctacacttgaactttactaacataacttaatttaagttatgataataataaattttctaaaaattatacacaaaacatggaatgataaatataattaaaatatcataattcaccacaagtttttataaattcattataaacataaatagatacaatccaaatgtgcaccaattatcacaaataaaaacacaaaaaataaataaattaaatattgaaattcttttacaacccttaaaaaaatccataaaagagttcaagttaagacaaactatttgaatagcaaacttttatcagtggcatgataagcaaccacaccaccttcacaatttcatcaacttaagctgaaaaagttaaaattttattataaaaatataaatctaattgctcaaactaaacaaaactaaaaatttttgaaaaacaaatatacagttaaacacataaaaaattaattgctactaaacattactaatcaacatgttatattaaattcaatgatcctataccattaattattttaaattcaattatcaatagcttcgattatgtgccaactaccatatttttgaccaacccaatgttattatttgtaattcctacccaattcctacacggatgtgcactacttttgcaaaaatttcatccttaattaatcgaataaaaataaaacaaaaatgagggaaacatatgaaaattgaggggaaaaagaagaaaatgcaaaaaatcaactaaagataataatatagaaaaaaaccttgaaaagaaaaaaattaaacttactaaaatgttggaaaacaagaaaagttgaaattttcaacttgtttacaatctgctaaagataataacctgataataatggtgaagacttgagaaaatcttgttgtggatatttgggttaaaaatggttaagaagaaaaaattgaaaaaaaaaataagagaagaacttgatgttttaatatattttttagtcaAGTAGAATTCTCAGCAAACTTAAGTACAGTCTAGCGGtaagtaggggtggcaattttcgacacgacctgaaaacacgacacgaacctaacacgaaattaatgggtttgggttgaggttttgggaattcgggtcagaattgggttggacccgatgaacccgaaaagaaaacaggtcgatttcgggtcaacccgtggtgacctgatatgacccgatatgacccgtttacgaattaaaataatttaataaatataaaaataatttaatctaACTAacctaagttattctttttttcaaaggcattaattacttaatcataaatgaatttatttaatttgtgtgaagttgaaattattatatttggacaaataatatattatattattttttacttttatactgttttaatttattttatattttgtttgggataaaacacttttacggtgtttaatttattttagatttggtttggaattacttatttaaatttttattacttgattatgtaattagttttgtgagaaattgattttattagaaattatagtgataaattaataaattaaaattaagtttcgggtcatttcgggtcgacctgccaacccgtcaacctgaaattttcgagttcgggtcagcatacctgacccgtcacgggttggcgggtcgggttcgggtcaacagatttttctgacgggttgacccgaacccgacccgccaacctgatttggacccgaattgccacccctagtggTAAGATTGTCATATTTAAACTTGGAGTTCCAGGTTCGAATCTTAGCTACACCATTCTtgatattttgttgaagaatttaaaaaaccGCCGGTTCACGGTTCTTAACGGTTCGCACGGTTCGTCCGGGTTTCAACGGTTCTCCATGAACTTCCGACTTTAGCATTAGACCGGACCGGTGACATGGCCGTTCGCGgtccaaccggtcgaaccggccggtccggtccgattcTGAAAACATTGCATTCACCAATGAAAGTGCAGCACCTTTAATCATCCTCATATCGATTAGCAAACAAATGCATTGCTATTAGCTATTGGTCATTGTTTAGTCTTTTGATGTAGCTGATTAACTTGAAACCTACccacttctcttttcttttgtttgtgaAGTTTTGAAACTTTTATGAATGTATTCTTTGAACAAATAAAGGAAtatgtaacattttttgtgatgtgatatatatgtgataaaaaaatgattagaaATTGTGCCCATGAAACGAGCGGGATAAtctttgtaaatttttttcagaaatcatactatttgtttggattgcatttttttagattttttgtaaaaaaaattattgtaacgatttgatatatgtaaaataaaaagatgatagAAAAATGTGTTTACGGAAAATgtaacaatttttctttgaaaaattgctGTCCAAGCAGGAACCTATTTTATTTTGGCTTTTCCATTGTTTGGGACCTTTGGGTACCCACATGCTTAACAGTGGGCACTGAAATTTTACTCCGGACAGGTTTCGTGTAAATTGGTTTACGGTATGGATGTTTCGCACCCTGAACTATtatttgtagttttttttttttgaaagtatTAATTGATAGTATTAAAATGCCTTGTTCTATTAATTTCTAGCACGTtccttaaattaattgaaaaCCTCTCAGAGCCAAGGTATATTGTtaatagtaaatcttatatacattgatagtgtatatactatcacggttagatatattatatatatatatatacaaaatttgaatttcaaattcaaattgaatTATGTGTTATGTAACTAATGGTGAATgtatatatacactgtcagtgtatagaagattaatcatatttttaaataaaaagacTTTTACCCTCAAGTGAAGGAGAGAGTAGCAGTGAATAAATGAAAATCGGAAGTATTAAAATCTTTTTAATTGGGAAAAATggtttgtaaattttttttgatttttaatgAATTTGAACAATGTACTAAAAGTAATAGCAAAAGTTAGTAAAGTGCTAAATTTGACGATAAGTGTCAAAAGTACAAATCAATGATAGTTTAGGATGTAAAGTGCATTTAATCCTTATAAATGTTAGACATTTATAAAAAAGCTCTATCTAACAAGTACCTTAAGATGGAGTGCAGATATaactgtttttctttctttctttcttttattaaaaaaagaagCTAAATAGTGAAAGCATATAAATGTaaggattgccacttgaagtaCATTCCATATTTTGCTGGAAATAATTATTTGgcgcttgaaaaaaaaattaaaacaaaggaCCACAATACAGCCAAAAGTTAAAACCACACGTGTAATGGTGATATGGAGAAGTGGGCCAAAGTTCCCACGTCACTTGATGACTAGGAGAAAGTTCACCTCCTCCACCTGCTACTAAATACTGCACGTAAGAAAGAGAGCTAAATAGTAAATACATCACATCGAAGAAAAAATATCTGACTCATACGATAGCACCAAAATCTTGAAGCCCAATGGGCCATAGATTGGATTGGCCGATTCACTGATTAAACTATAAATATATCATACTTTCGATTCAATTTAATAACCAACTAAAAAATTTAGTTGAATTGGTCAAATTCAATTAAAAACGGGTTGGCTTGATAAAAACAGGGAAATTCAACTGaatttcactaattttttttttataaaaagatACTTCAGTTTATTCCCTTTTTTAatactaattaaaaaaaagattaaaaccTTTGCATCGGTTGAACCGCAATCCGAAAACTCTTCCATTTCACTCTCCTGTCtgggttttaaaacattgaaTTCAGTCTATGGATTCAGATATTCCATCACAAACTAGTTGTCTCTTTGGCAAGTGGTTGGAAACGTCCACACGTAAGGCTTCTACCTGGGAGAAGTCAGAAGCATACCAGTAGATTCGAAGAAAAACACAGCAGATCAGTTTCTAAGCTACAAACATGGAAAAAACACAGCTTGTTTTTGTTCCAGCACCAGGCATAGGTCACTTGGTATCCACAGTTGAGTTCTCAAAGCGCTTAACTGAAAGAGATGACCGGCTATCAATAGTTGTTCTGGTTATAAGCTCAGTCTCTGCCAAAAAAATGGAGTCGTACACTGAACGAGTGGCTGCTTCAAACACTGCTATTCAATTCATCAACATTCCTCAAGCAGATCCACCTTCAGCAGAGTTCTTGAAGTCCCTCGAAAACTATCATGCTCTTTTCATGGAAAACCACAAATCCCATGTCAAAAAAGCAATAGTCGACCTAGTATCAGAACCACATACTTCTCTTGCCGGAATTGTGGTTGATCTATTCTGTAGTTCAATGATTGAATTAGCAAACGAGCTCGGTGTTCCTTCCTATGTGTTCTTCACCTGTAGCGCTGCCTTTCTTGGCTTCATGCTTTATCTCCCAATTCACTATAACCAGATTGGAAGAGAATTCGAGACTTCGGATTCTGATTCGATCATTCCAACTTATTCTCACCCTGTCCCTACAAATGTCGTGCCTTCTTTTGCATTTAACAAGTATGGTGGTTATGCCTCATTCTTGAAACATGCTACAAGGTTCAAAGAGACAAAAGGAATCATCGTAAACACGTTTGCAGAATTAGAACCTCATGCTGTGAATCAATTGAAATCCGACAGTGAAACACTACCAATTTACACAGCTGGACCCTTGCTCGACCTGGAGGGCAAAAGGCAAGACTCAGACTGCGAAAGGATAATGAAATGGCTAGATGACCAGCCTCCATCATCAGTGGTATTCCTCTGTTTTGGAAGCATGGGTAGTTTTGAGCCTGACCAGTTAGCAGAGATGGCAATTGCCCTCGAGCACAGTGGCTACAGGTTCTTGTGGGCTGTCAGGTCGCCCCCATCCAAGGACGATATCACAAAAAGGATGGGCGAATATTCCAATTTGTCTGAAGTACTTCCAGAAGGTTTCTTGGAACGTGTCGAGAATCGAGGATTGGTGTGTGGTTGGGCACCGCAGATGGAGGTGCTGGCTCATGAAGCAGTTGGTGGATTTGTATCGCACTGTGGCTGGAATTCCACCCTGGAAAGCCTGTGGTATGGGGTGCCTGTTGCAACATGGCCTCTTTATGCTGAGCAACAAATTAACGCATTTGAATTGGTCAGAGAATTGGGACTAGCTCTGGAATTGAAGTTGGATTATCGAACGGAAAATGCAAAGAATCTTGTAATGGCTGAGGAAATAGAGAAAGCTATCAGATGCTTGATGGACTCCGAAAATCCAATCAGAGGGAGAgttaaagaaatgaa
The Coffea arabica cultivar ET-39 chromosome 6c, Coffea Arabica ET-39 HiFi, whole genome shotgun sequence genome window above contains:
- the LOC113692465 gene encoding UDP-glycosyltransferase 71K1-like, whose product is MEKTQLVFVPAPGIGHLVSTVEFSKRLTERDDRLSIVVLVISSVSAKKMESYTERVAASNTAIQFINIPQADPPSAEFLKSLENYHALFMENHKSHVKKAIVDLVSEPHTSLAGIVVDLFCSSMIELANELGVPSYVFFTCSAAFLGFMLYLPIHYNQIGREFETSDSDSIIPTYSHPVPTNVVPSFAFNKYGGYASFLKHATRFKETKGIIVNTFAELEPHAVNQLKSDSETLPIYTAGPLLDLEGKRQDSDCERIMKWLDDQPPSSVVFLCFGSMGSFEPDQLAEMAIALEHSGYRFLWAVRSPPSKDDITKRMGEYSNLSEVLPEGFLERVENRGLVCGWAPQMEVLAHEAVGGFVSHCGWNSTLESLWYGVPVATWPLYAEQQINAFELVRELGLALELKLDYRTENAKNLVMAEEIEKAIRCLMDSENPIRGRVKEMKEMSRKAIQNGGSSFISVGRFIEDIHINKANKA